One window of Neptuniibacter halophilus genomic DNA carries:
- a CDS encoding cupin domain-containing carboxymuconolactone decarboxylase family protein, which yields MKTKDRPFLKKLLMTLSSSLALIGPAQATEAEEQSFYPVATQKSFAGPDHLFTGQVDVDLLFPETPNTPFSGAYVHFEPGARSAWHLHPAGQHLVVTKGTALTGTRDGKVIAAQEGDAIWCPPDIDHWHGATPHSAMTHLVITGSKDEKNVIWKELVDDATYAAAAESQRPVMPAATTLTERQQWIIPIAAHTASGNLPQLKQAITEGLAAGLSVNEIKEIQIHLYAYSGFPRALNGLYSFMQLMETRQAQGIKDELGPEFVTTQANLGSLEKGLAVQTQMAGRPVTGPLFDFAPAINTFLQAHLFGDLFARDLLDYKDRELATLGALSGIAGAEAQLKAHMHIATNAGLTEAQLKEVIAVIQAMIGNKQGTTAADAFKAAFAG from the coding sequence ATGAAAACCAAGGACCGTCCGTTTTTGAAAAAACTGCTGATGACCCTGAGCAGCAGCCTGGCCCTGATTGGCCCGGCACAGGCGACAGAAGCAGAAGAACAATCTTTTTACCCGGTTGCCACCCAGAAGTCCTTTGCCGGACCTGATCACCTGTTTACCGGTCAGGTCGATGTGGATCTGCTCTTCCCGGAAACCCCTAATACACCATTTTCCGGCGCCTACGTTCACTTTGAACCCGGCGCCCGTTCCGCCTGGCACCTGCACCCGGCAGGCCAGCATCTGGTAGTCACCAAAGGCACCGCCCTGACCGGTACCCGCGATGGCAAAGTGATTGCGGCGCAGGAGGGAGACGCGATCTGGTGCCCACCGGATATCGATCACTGGCATGGTGCCACACCCCATTCTGCGATGACCCATCTGGTGATCACCGGCAGTAAAGATGAAAAAAATGTGATCTGGAAAGAGCTGGTTGACGACGCAACCTACGCCGCAGCCGCAGAAAGCCAGCGCCCGGTCATGCCTGCAGCAACCACCCTGACTGAGCGTCAGCAGTGGATTATTCCGATCGCGGCACACACTGCCAGCGGTAATCTTCCTCAGTTGAAACAGGCGATCACTGAAGGGCTTGCAGCCGGACTCAGCGTGAATGAGATCAAAGAGATCCAGATCCATCTTTATGCCTACAGCGGCTTCCCGCGTGCCCTGAATGGGCTTTACAGTTTTATGCAACTGATGGAAACGCGTCAGGCACAGGGCATTAAAGATGAGCTGGGCCCTGAATTTGTGACGACACAGGCTAACCTCGGCAGCCTGGAGAAGGGTCTCGCGGTGCAGACACAGATGGCAGGCCGTCCGGTAACCGGCCCCCTGTTCGATTTTGCGCCGGCGATCAACACCTTCCTGCAGGCCCATCTGTTTGGCGACCTTTTTGCCCGTGACCTGCTCGACTACAAAGATCGCGAACTGGCCACACTGGGAGCACTGTCTGGCATCGCAGGTGCTGAAGCACAGTTGAAAGCCCATATGCATATCGCCACCAATGCCGGCCTGACAGAAGCCCAGTTGAAGGAAGTCATCGCTGTTATTCAGGCTATGATCGGTAATAAGCAGGGCACCACAGCAGCAGACGCATTCAAGGCCGCGTTCGCGGGTTAA
- a CDS encoding AraC family transcriptional regulator, translated as MPDEQKMLDSGDSLLADRIARWTAGQERFDTPIAGLSLHHWRHKTEPESYMLPPSICLIGQGRKRLLLGEEEFCYDKHQFLITSVDLPVMTHITEASEEAPYLGLTMEMNTRVITQMLVEQKMADSRVGKGQPGVAVSQITPSLLAAFIRLLDLLEEPENLAGLAPLIQQEIYYRLLVGEQGPWLRQIVSAGHHGYRMSRAIEWLKSNFKKPVKVEELAEKAGLSLSAFHSHFRSTTAMSPLQFQKRMRLNEARRLMLTEHLDASSAAFEVGYESPSQFSREYSRLFGAPPKRDISRLSQASSG; from the coding sequence ATGCCAGACGAGCAGAAAATGTTGGATTCCGGTGATTCTCTGCTGGCAGACAGAATTGCCCGATGGACTGCCGGGCAGGAGCGGTTTGATACCCCGATTGCGGGCTTGTCGCTGCACCACTGGCGACATAAAACCGAGCCGGAGAGCTACATGCTTCCGCCGAGTATTTGCCTGATCGGCCAGGGCCGCAAGCGTCTGCTCTTAGGGGAGGAGGAGTTCTGTTATGACAAACACCAGTTTCTGATCACTTCGGTCGACCTGCCGGTGATGACTCATATCACTGAAGCCAGTGAAGAGGCTCCCTATCTCGGGCTGACCATGGAGATGAATACCCGGGTGATCACCCAGATGCTGGTGGAACAGAAAATGGCCGATAGCCGGGTCGGTAAAGGCCAGCCGGGTGTTGCTGTGAGTCAGATTACGCCCTCGTTGCTGGCCGCCTTTATTCGTTTGCTGGATCTTCTGGAGGAACCTGAAAATCTGGCGGGACTGGCACCTTTGATTCAGCAGGAAATTTACTATCGTTTGTTGGTGGGAGAGCAGGGCCCGTGGCTGCGGCAGATTGTGTCTGCTGGTCATCACGGTTATCGGATGTCGCGGGCGATAGAGTGGCTGAAAAGTAACTTTAAAAAGCCGGTTAAGGTTGAAGAGCTGGCGGAGAAAGCGGGTCTGAGTTTGTCGGCATTTCACAGTCATTTCCGTTCCACTACGGCGATGAGCCCGCTGCAGTTTCAGAAACGGATGCGCCTGAATGAAGCGCGGAGGCTGATGCTGACAGAACATCTGGATGCTTCAAGTGCGGCCTTCGAGGTGGGTTATGAGAGTCCGTCACAATTCAGCCGCGAGTACAGTCGGCTTTTTGGCGCACCGCCAAAACGGGATATCAGCCGGTTAAGTCAGGCGAGCTCTGGTTGA
- a CDS encoding DUF294 nucleotidyltransferase-like domain-containing protein, whose protein sequence is MEAEQIEIAGFLAQYPPFNDLPKEAVQEVACQVEISYYRAGTDIFKFGDEIHELCVIRSGAVEIYRRNGELYNRLSEGDLFGQLGMLMNNRVRLPARTLEDSLIYFIPENVFTELCDRFESFAYFVEMDDNSRLSHAVSSQNASNDLMISKVTALFSRGPVALDESATIREAAQKMTEEGVSSLLIMRRNPEDEGPEELLAGIITDRDLRTRVVATGIDLDTSVTEVMTRNPVTLDDDAYAFEAMLTMLRYNLHHLPILDNQRPIGVLATSDIVRYESQSSLHLVSTILRQNSVEELAMLQPQVNACFVRLVNEDANSHMIGSAMSVIGRTFKQRLLELAEEKLGPPPIPYCFLALGSMARDEQLVITDQDNALILDNRYQPEKHGDYFEELAAFVSDALNTCGYSYCTGLIMATNPRWRKTRDEWEACFADWIDNPDPEALLNCSIFFDLDGVWGKTEWADQLNTYIVRKTRRSPYFLACLARNALSRTPPLGFFKSFVMEQDGQHRKSINLKRRGTAPTADLIRVHALAVGSRAQNSFERLDDVIKADILPKGRETDLRDALEFISMVRIRHQAQDLEAGREPDNRIEPEDLSDFERRNLKEAFQVLSNSQRFLKFRYPYTRK, encoded by the coding sequence ATGGAAGCTGAACAGATCGAAATTGCAGGGTTTCTTGCCCAGTACCCGCCGTTTAACGACCTGCCGAAAGAGGCGGTGCAGGAGGTGGCCTGTCAGGTAGAGATCAGTTACTACCGTGCCGGCACAGACATCTTTAAATTTGGTGATGAAATCCACGAACTCTGCGTGATTCGCAGCGGTGCGGTGGAGATCTACCGACGTAACGGCGAGCTCTATAACCGTCTGAGTGAAGGGGATCTGTTCGGTCAGCTCGGTATGCTGATGAACAACCGGGTGCGTCTGCCGGCCCGAACGCTGGAAGACTCCCTTATCTACTTTATTCCGGAAAATGTGTTTACCGAACTCTGTGACCGGTTTGAGAGTTTTGCCTACTTTGTCGAGATGGATGACAACAGCCGTCTCAGCCATGCCGTGTCCAGCCAGAACGCCAGCAATGACCTGATGATCTCTAAAGTCACCGCGTTGTTCAGTCGCGGCCCGGTGGCGCTGGATGAATCGGCGACTATCCGCGAAGCCGCACAGAAGATGACCGAGGAGGGGGTTTCCTCGCTGCTGATCATGCGTCGAAACCCTGAAGATGAGGGGCCAGAGGAGCTGCTGGCGGGGATTATTACCGACCGCGATCTGCGTACCCGTGTGGTAGCAACCGGCATCGATCTGGATACTTCGGTAACAGAAGTCATGACCCGCAACCCGGTAACGCTGGATGATGATGCCTACGCCTTTGAGGCGATGCTGACCATGCTGCGTTATAACCTGCACCATCTGCCGATTCTGGATAACCAGCGGCCGATCGGGGTGCTGGCGACCTCGGATATTGTGCGTTACGAATCCCAGAGCAGTCTGCATCTGGTCAGCACCATTTTGCGTCAGAACAGTGTTGAAGAGCTGGCGATGCTGCAGCCCCAGGTGAATGCCTGCTTTGTCCGGCTGGTGAACGAGGATGCCAATTCGCATATGATCGGCAGTGCCATGTCGGTGATTGGCAGAACCTTTAAGCAGCGCCTGCTGGAGCTGGCCGAGGAGAAGCTGGGCCCGCCGCCGATTCCGTATTGTTTCCTCGCGCTGGGTTCCATGGCGCGGGATGAGCAACTGGTGATTACCGATCAGGATAACGCCCTGATTCTGGATAACCGCTATCAGCCGGAGAAACACGGCGACTATTTTGAAGAGCTGGCAGCCTTTGTCAGCGATGCCCTGAACACCTGTGGTTACAGTTACTGTACCGGTCTGATTATGGCGACCAACCCGCGCTGGCGTAAAACCCGCGATGAGTGGGAGGCCTGCTTTGCCGACTGGATTGATAACCCGGACCCGGAAGCGTTGCTCAACTGCTCAATTTTCTTCGATCTGGATGGGGTCTGGGGCAAAACCGAATGGGCAGATCAACTGAACACCTATATTGTCCGTAAAACCCGGCGTTCACCCTACTTCCTCGCCTGTCTGGCGCGTAACGCCCTCAGCCGGACACCGCCACTGGGCTTCTTTAAAAGCTTTGTGATGGAGCAGGACGGGCAGCACCGTAAGTCGATCAACCTGAAACGTCGTGGCACCGCCCCGACTGCCGATCTGATCCGGGTTCATGCGCTGGCGGTAGGCTCGCGGGCACAGAACTCCTTTGAGCGGCTGGATGATGTGATTAAAGCGGATATTCTGCCCAAGGGGCGTGAAACCGACCTGCGTGATGCGCTGGAGTTTATCTCCATGGTGCGTATCCGTCATCAGGCGCAAGATCTGGAAGCGGGACGCGAACCGGATAACCGGATCGAGCCTGAAGACCTCTCCGACTTTGAACGGCGCAACCTGAAAGAAGCATTTCAGGTGCTGAGTAACAGTCAGCGCTTCCTCAAATTCCGTTACCCCTACACCCGGAAGTGA
- a CDS encoding hybrid-cluster NAD(P)-dependent oxidoreductase: MTNSVPVAVNSDSFIPVNTQTWTNGRHNVRCVKVIQETWDVRTFCFMSEQPVMYFFKPGQFVTLELEIDGNQVMRSYTISSSPSVPYSFSITVKRNPGGLVSNWLHDNMKEGDDLAVHGPVGLFNCIDFPSEKVLLLSGGVGITPVMSMARWWFDTNADVDMVFAHSARTPGDIVFQRELDHMASRIGNFSLHLICERIENGQAWHGYRGYLDLPKLQLIAPDFLEREVYCCGPEPYMAAVRNLLKDNGFDMSRYHEESFGETPAGVEEEAIENAEQAQEEADALTLSDMNRVEFANNGKSVQIAPGETLHAAAAKLDLHIPKACGMGICGTCKVLVKEGDTTMSHNGGITDDDVAAGYVLSCCSVPNGDVVVEY; encoded by the coding sequence ATGACTAATTCCGTTCCTGTGGCTGTTAATAGCGACAGCTTTATTCCGGTAAATACCCAGACCTGGACCAATGGTCGTCACAATGTGCGTTGCGTAAAAGTGATTCAGGAAACCTGGGATGTGCGCACCTTCTGCTTTATGTCTGAGCAGCCGGTGATGTACTTCTTTAAACCGGGTCAGTTTGTCACCCTGGAGCTGGAGATCGACGGTAATCAGGTGATGCGTTCCTACACCATCTCCAGTTCTCCTTCTGTGCCTTACAGCTTCTCGATTACGGTTAAACGTAATCCGGGTGGTCTGGTGTCTAACTGGCTGCACGATAATATGAAAGAGGGCGATGATCTGGCGGTGCACGGCCCGGTAGGTCTGTTTAACTGCATCGATTTTCCGTCTGAAAAAGTGTTGCTGCTCTCCGGTGGTGTGGGTATCACTCCGGTGATGTCCATGGCGCGCTGGTGGTTTGATACCAATGCGGATGTAGATATGGTGTTTGCCCACAGTGCACGGACACCGGGCGACATCGTGTTCCAGCGTGAGCTGGATCATATGGCGTCGCGTATTGGCAACTTCAGCCTGCATCTGATCTGTGAGCGGATCGAAAACGGTCAGGCGTGGCACGGTTACCGTGGCTATCTGGATCTGCCGAAACTGCAGTTGATTGCGCCGGACTTCCTCGAGCGCGAAGTGTATTGCTGTGGCCCCGAGCCGTATATGGCTGCTGTTCGCAACCTGCTCAAGGATAACGGTTTCGATATGAGCCGTTACCACGAAGAGTCCTTCGGTGAGACGCCGGCGGGTGTCGAAGAGGAAGCGATTGAAAACGCCGAACAGGCACAGGAAGAAGCGGATGCGCTGACCCTGTCCGATATGAACCGGGTAGAATTTGCCAATAACGGCAAGAGCGTCCAGATCGCACCGGGCGAGACTCTGCATGCGGCGGCGGCCAAGCTGGATCTGCATATTCCTAAGGCCTGTGGTATGGGGATCTGTGGTACTTGTAAGGTACTGGTTAAAGAGGGTGACACGACCATGAGTCACAATGGCGGTATCACCGACGATGATGTGGCCGCAGGTTACGTGCTCTCCTGTTGTAGTGTTCCTAATGGCGATGTCGTCGTAGAATACTGA
- the fdhA gene encoding formaldehyde dehydrogenase, glutathione-independent, which produces MCSNHANRGVVYKGPGQVAVESIAFPELALGNRKCNHGVILRVLTTNICGSDQHMVRGRTTAPSGLVLGHEITGQIIECGNDVEFLKPGDIVSVPFNIACGRCRNCKEGKTGICLNVNPARPGAAYGYVDMGGWVGGQAEYVMVPYADFNLLKFPDSDQAMEKIQSLTLLSDIFPTGFHGCVTAGVGPGSTVYIAGAGPVGLAAAVSAQLLGAACVIVGDMIEERLEQARSFGCETIDLRQDGDMEDKLEVILGEREVDAFVDCVGFEAHACGCNHGKEAPATVLNSAMSITRAGGQIGIPGLYVTEDPGAVDDAAKQGALSMRFGLGWAKSHSFHTGQCPVMKYHRALMQAILFDKVDIAKAVNVQMISLDQAPDGYADFDGGAAKKYVIDPHGSVAA; this is translated from the coding sequence ATGTGTAGCAACCATGCCAATCGCGGTGTTGTTTATAAAGGACCAGGCCAGGTCGCAGTCGAGTCAATCGCCTTCCCGGAACTGGCGCTCGGCAACCGCAAATGCAATCACGGCGTTATTCTGCGTGTACTCACTACCAACATCTGCGGTTCCGACCAGCATATGGTGCGCGGCCGAACCACCGCCCCGTCAGGTCTGGTACTGGGCCACGAAATCACCGGCCAGATCATCGAATGCGGTAACGATGTAGAGTTCCTCAAGCCGGGCGACATTGTTTCCGTGCCTTTCAACATCGCCTGCGGCCGCTGCCGTAACTGTAAAGAAGGCAAAACCGGTATCTGTCTGAATGTTAACCCTGCCCGTCCGGGTGCCGCTTACGGTTACGTTGACATGGGTGGCTGGGTTGGCGGCCAGGCGGAATACGTTATGGTGCCTTATGCCGACTTCAACCTGCTGAAGTTCCCGGATTCCGATCAGGCAATGGAGAAGATCCAGAGTCTGACCCTGCTGTCTGATATCTTCCCGACCGGTTTCCACGGCTGCGTTACCGCAGGCGTAGGCCCGGGCTCCACCGTTTACATCGCCGGTGCCGGCCCTGTGGGTCTGGCGGCTGCGGTCTCTGCCCAGTTGCTGGGTGCCGCCTGCGTCATCGTCGGCGATATGATCGAAGAGCGTCTGGAACAGGCCCGCAGCTTTGGCTGTGAGACCATCGACCTGCGTCAGGATGGCGATATGGAAGATAAGCTGGAGGTGATTCTGGGCGAGCGTGAAGTTGATGCCTTCGTTGACTGCGTAGGCTTTGAAGCCCACGCCTGTGGCTGCAACCACGGTAAAGAAGCCCCGGCAACGGTACTCAACTCTGCCATGAGCATCACCCGCGCCGGCGGTCAGATCGGCATTCCGGGTCTGTACGTAACAGAAGATCCGGGTGCAGTAGACGATGCCGCTAAACAGGGTGCCCTGAGCATGCGCTTTGGTCTGGGCTGGGCGAAATCCCACTCCTTCCACACCGGCCAGTGCCCGGTAATGAAATACCACCGCGCCCTGATGCAGGCGATCCTGTTCGATAAAGTCGATATCGCCAAAGCCGTAAACGTGCAGATGATCTCACTGGATCAGGCACCGGATGGCTACGCTGACTTCGACGGCGGCGCCGCGAAGAAATACGTTATCGACCCGCACGGTAGCGTGGCTGCCTGA
- a CDS encoding 3'-5' exonuclease — translation MSVNLSDAMDWQAFFRDQALVCDDDRLRLFYETGCVAPQTPLSETPFIALDFETTGLDADKDEIISIGAVPFDLNRIRVREARHWLLKPRRKLTEESVVIHGITHSAINEAPDLESVLGSLLEAIAGRVVVVHYRYIEREFLDAGLQRRLGEGIRFPLVDTMELEALLHRKGFSKFCNRVLGRKLTSIRLADSRSRYSLPHYAQHDALVDAIATAELLQAQIRHRYRPHTPISYLWL, via the coding sequence ATGAGCGTGAATCTGAGTGATGCAATGGACTGGCAGGCGTTCTTCCGGGATCAGGCGCTGGTCTGTGATGATGACCGCCTGCGGCTGTTCTATGAGACCGGCTGTGTCGCACCGCAAACGCCACTCAGCGAAACGCCTTTTATCGCGCTGGATTTTGAAACCACCGGGCTGGATGCCGATAAAGATGAGATTATCAGCATCGGTGCGGTGCCGTTCGATCTGAATCGAATCCGGGTGCGTGAAGCGCGCCATTGGCTGCTCAAACCCCGGCGTAAACTGACGGAGGAATCGGTCGTCATCCACGGTATTACCCATTCCGCCATTAATGAAGCACCGGATCTGGAATCTGTTCTCGGTTCGCTGCTGGAAGCGATCGCCGGCCGGGTGGTTGTGGTTCATTACCGCTACATCGAACGTGAATTCCTTGATGCGGGCCTGCAGCGCCGACTGGGTGAGGGGATTCGCTTTCCGCTGGTGGATACCATGGAGCTGGAAGCCCTGCTGCATCGCAAAGGGTTCTCGAAATTCTGTAATCGGGTATTGGGTCGAAAACTCACCTCAATTCGCCTTGCCGACAGCCGCAGTCGCTACAGCCTGCCACACTACGCCCAGCACGATGCGCTGGTCGATGCGATCGCCACTGCTGAGCTGTTGCAGGCCCAGATCCGCCACCGTTACCGGCCACACACACCGATCTCCTATCTCTGGCTCTGA
- a CDS encoding Fis family transcriptional regulator, producing MRKTDKKLERSIVLALTDACEEDLKAYEGFQWLTHLVNFHAFPESLTVICVFDTQDNLKKTIGNEAVEQFKAAIETRLLSQQIRVKDIKKRILFDTEEACDAEHEGNWNKRLEGLQSARHV from the coding sequence ATGCGAAAAACCGATAAGAAGTTAGAGAGAAGCATCGTCTTAGCGCTCACCGATGCATGCGAAGAGGATCTAAAGGCATATGAGGGATTTCAATGGCTTACGCATCTGGTTAATTTCCATGCGTTTCCGGAAAGCTTAACGGTTATCTGCGTTTTTGATACGCAGGATAATTTGAAAAAAACCATTGGAAATGAAGCTGTAGAGCAATTCAAAGCCGCGATTGAAACCAGACTTTTATCACAGCAGATCAGGGTAAAGGACATTAAAAAGCGTATCCTGTTTGATACCGAAGAAGCATGTGATGCTGAGCATGAGGGTAATTGGAATAAGAGGCTGGAGGGGCTGCAAAGCGCCCGTCATGTCTGA
- a CDS encoding cyclophilin-like fold protein, with protein sequence MKIELVIGQQIIPGTLDNTPAASDFCALLPLTLRLKDYHQTEKIADLPKSLSQQGSARGYKPEAGDITYYAPWGNLAIFYKPFSYSTGLLRLGQLNGEISALTEHSEFEVTFRLAE encoded by the coding sequence ATGAAGATAGAACTGGTGATAGGTCAGCAGATCATCCCCGGAACGCTGGACAACACCCCGGCAGCATCGGATTTCTGCGCTCTGCTGCCACTGACACTCCGGCTGAAGGATTACCATCAAACCGAAAAAATTGCCGACCTGCCAAAAAGCCTGAGCCAGCAAGGCTCAGCCAGGGGATATAAACCCGAAGCAGGTGATATCACCTACTACGCTCCCTGGGGCAATCTGGCGATCTTTTATAAACCGTTCAGCTACTCAACCGGGCTTCTCAGGCTCGGCCAACTGAACGGCGAGATCAGCGCTCTGACCGAACACAGTGAGTTCGAAGTCACCTTCCGTCTCGCTGAATAA
- a CDS encoding aromatic ring-hydroxylating oxygenase subunit alpha: MNLNDLLNTTSATIEDARKEMAELLEARPQNYSLPQPLYNDPQMFRVDMEEVFQKEWLFVGMTSEIPARGDYFTVEIGQNPVLIVRDADGSVNAFHNTCRHRGSRVCTEHRGKVANLVCPYHQWTYDLKGNLLFAGTEMGDGFDMKEHGLKKAHCKTAGGFIFVSLGKEEPQGDFDEFLATLEEYMEPYDVENTKLAVESNMYEKANWKLVIENNRECYHCAGNHPELLNTLLEWDDTNDPRASDEFKEHYAAQAAEWDAEGIPHEHRSFGPGLRNRIVRMPLKKGTSVMTIDGEAGCKKLLGRIKNPSLGSMRILHLPNSWNHMQSDHFIVFRVLPISAQESLVTTKWFVHKDAVEGVDYDPERLRQVWDATNDQDRILGEENQLGINSVGYQPGPYSETFEFGIINFLEWYGETVQKNLKNR, encoded by the coding sequence ATGAACCTGAATGACCTGCTGAATACCACCAGCGCCACCATTGAAGATGCCCGCAAAGAGATGGCGGAACTGCTTGAAGCACGCCCGCAAAACTACTCTCTGCCACAGCCTCTGTATAACGATCCACAGATGTTCCGCGTCGACATGGAAGAGGTCTTCCAGAAAGAGTGGTTGTTTGTGGGTATGACCAGCGAGATCCCTGCACGTGGCGACTACTTCACTGTTGAGATCGGTCAGAACCCGGTACTGATCGTGCGTGACGCTGATGGCAGCGTAAATGCTTTCCATAACACCTGCCGTCACCGTGGCTCCCGTGTCTGCACCGAACACCGCGGCAAAGTGGCGAATCTGGTTTGCCCTTACCATCAGTGGACCTACGACCTGAAAGGCAACCTGCTGTTCGCCGGTACCGAGATGGGCGATGGCTTCGATATGAAAGAACACGGCCTGAAAAAAGCTCACTGCAAAACCGCCGGTGGTTTTATCTTTGTCAGCCTGGGCAAAGAAGAACCGCAGGGCGATTTCGATGAGTTTCTGGCCACGCTGGAAGAGTACATGGAACCGTACGATGTGGAGAACACCAAGCTGGCGGTGGAATCCAACATGTACGAAAAAGCCAACTGGAAACTGGTAATCGAAAACAACCGCGAGTGCTACCACTGTGCCGGTAACCACCCGGAACTGCTGAACACCCTGCTGGAATGGGACGACACCAACGACCCACGTGCTTCAGACGAGTTTAAAGAACACTATGCTGCACAGGCTGCCGAGTGGGATGCAGAAGGCATTCCTCACGAGCACCGCAGCTTCGGCCCGGGCCTGCGTAACCGCATTGTCCGTATGCCGCTGAAGAAAGGTACCAGCGTCATGACCATCGACGGCGAAGCAGGCTGTAAAAAACTGCTGGGCCGGATCAAGAACCCAAGCCTGGGCTCCATGCGTATCCTGCACCTGCCAAACTCCTGGAACCACATGCAGTCCGATCACTTTATCGTGTTCCGCGTACTGCCGATCTCCGCTCAGGAATCACTGGTAACCACTAAGTGGTTCGTCCACAAAGATGCGGTAGAAGGTGTCGACTACGATCCGGAACGCCTGCGTCAGGTATGGGATGCCACCAACGATCAGGACCGCATTCTGGGTGAAGAAAACCAGTTGGGCATCAACTCCGTGGGTTACCAGCCGGGCCCTTACTCTGAGACTTTCGAGTTCGGCATTATCAACTTCCTGGAGTGGTACGGCGAAACCGTTCAGAAGAACCTGAAAAACCGCTAA